A DNA window from Streptomyces parvus contains the following coding sequences:
- a CDS encoding rhomboid family intramembrane serine protease, protein MIEWRQAGWRTTAGRIRDAAVSSGAPVTYGLIGVCGVIFLISPLSGFGGAAHRSEEALLSAQAAYFERWGVIPAELWEGSAHALTTPFTALFVHGSWLHLLGNLLFLYVFGAMAEERMGRTRFALFYMGCGYVALVCYAAAHADSEQTLVGASGAISAVLGAFLYLFPKARVTSLFPFLFFLPLRFPAWIVLIFWFGLQWAAAQSADAGPGVAYLAHVAGFAAGFLYAWVRYGRRARVKVPATATEGDSQP, encoded by the coding sequence ATGATCGAGTGGCGGCAGGCCGGATGGCGGACCACGGCCGGCAGGATCCGGGACGCGGCGGTGTCGAGCGGCGCCCCGGTCACGTACGGGCTGATCGGCGTGTGCGGGGTCATCTTCCTGATCAGCCCGCTCTCCGGTTTCGGCGGCGCCGCCCACCGGAGCGAGGAGGCGCTGCTCTCCGCGCAGGCCGCGTACTTCGAGCGGTGGGGGGTGATCCCCGCCGAGCTGTGGGAGGGCTCCGCGCACGCCCTGACCACCCCGTTCACGGCGCTGTTCGTGCACGGCAGCTGGCTGCACCTGCTGGGCAACCTGCTGTTCCTGTACGTGTTCGGCGCGATGGCCGAGGAGCGCATGGGGCGGACGCGGTTCGCGCTGTTCTACATGGGCTGCGGCTATGTGGCGCTGGTCTGCTACGCGGCGGCGCACGCGGACTCCGAGCAGACGCTGGTCGGGGCGTCGGGGGCGATCTCCGCGGTGCTCGGCGCGTTCCTGTACCTCTTCCCCAAGGCCCGGGTGACCAGCCTGTTCCCGTTCCTCTTCTTCCTGCCACTGCGCTTTCCCGCCTGGATCGTGCTGATCTTCTGGTTCGGGCTCCAGTGGGCGGCGGCGCAGAGCGCGGACGCCGGGCCGGGGGTGGCGTATCTGGCGCATGTCGCCGGGTTCGCCGCCGGGTTCCTCTACGCCTGGGTGCGGTATGGGCGGAGGGCTAGAGTGAAGGTTCCAGCCACGGCCACCGAGGGAGACAGTCAGCCGTGA
- a CDS encoding Lrp/AsnC family transcriptional regulator: MITAIVLIKTSVDRIPEIAEAIAALDSVSEVFSVTGTYDLIAMVRVARHDDLADVIPGRISKIPGVEGTDTHVAFRTYSQHDLEAAFAIGLDA; the protein is encoded by the coding sequence GTGATCACCGCGATCGTGCTCATCAAGACCAGTGTGGACCGGATTCCGGAGATCGCCGAGGCCATCGCCGCGCTGGACAGCGTCAGCGAGGTCTTCTCCGTCACCGGCACCTACGACCTGATCGCCATGGTCCGGGTCGCCCGGCACGACGACCTCGCCGATGTCATCCCCGGCCGGATCAGCAAGATTCCGGGCGTCGAGGGCACGGACACCCATGTGGCGTTCCGTACGTACTCCCAGCACGACCTGGAAGCGGCGTTCGCCATCGGCCTCGACGCGTAA
- a CDS encoding aminotransferase class V-fold PLP-dependent enzyme, with protein MSVSTAALEPSVCAPLPVLGQDVTVPLVTGGEVSYAALDYAASAPALQRVWDDVAAYAPYYGSVHRGAGYLSQLSTDLFENSRRTVAEFLGCRPEDQVVFTRSTTDSLNLLAAAIPANCQVFVYETEHHASLLPWRDARVTYLDAPRTPGQAVETLERALADRDPYGPALVCVTGASNVTGELWPVKELAAAAHAHGARIVLDAAQLAPHHPVDIAELDVDWVAFSGHKLYAPFGSGVLAGRADWLRAAEPYLAGGGASRKVARRADGGVDVDWHTTAARHEAGSPNVIGVYSIASACKALTEAGFDNLVAREQELVSRVREGLAEVPEVQVLSLFGEDAPRVGVISFVVRGWNSSHFAAALSAEYGIGVRDGLFCAHPLVRTLLGSDPQDPGECGAPEAEPGELSLNAIRVSFGAGTPDEHIDRFLRAVSELVREGARWKYRTEDGRCVPDRG; from the coding sequence ATGTCTGTCTCCACCGCTGCCCTCGAACCGTCGGTTTGTGCCCCGCTGCCCGTTCTGGGTCAGGACGTCACCGTTCCGCTCGTCACCGGCGGTGAAGTCTCCTACGCCGCGCTCGACTACGCCGCCAGCGCCCCTGCCCTCCAGCGGGTCTGGGACGACGTCGCCGCGTACGCCCCGTACTACGGCAGTGTCCACCGCGGTGCCGGATACCTCTCGCAGCTCTCCACCGACCTCTTCGAGAACAGCCGCCGCACGGTCGCCGAGTTCCTCGGCTGCCGCCCGGAGGACCAGGTGGTCTTCACCCGCTCCACGACCGACTCCCTCAACCTGCTGGCCGCCGCCATCCCCGCGAACTGCCAGGTCTTCGTGTACGAGACCGAGCACCACGCCTCCCTGCTGCCCTGGCGCGACGCCCGGGTCACCTACCTCGACGCGCCCCGCACCCCGGGCCAGGCCGTCGAGACCCTGGAGCGCGCGCTCGCCGACCGCGACCCCTACGGCCCGGCCCTCGTCTGCGTCACCGGCGCCTCCAACGTGACCGGCGAGCTGTGGCCGGTCAAGGAACTGGCCGCCGCCGCCCACGCGCACGGCGCCCGCATCGTCCTGGACGCCGCCCAGCTCGCCCCGCACCACCCCGTCGACATCGCCGAACTGGACGTCGACTGGGTCGCGTTCTCCGGCCACAAGCTGTACGCGCCCTTCGGCTCCGGGGTCCTGGCCGGCCGCGCCGACTGGCTCCGGGCCGCCGAGCCGTACCTCGCCGGCGGCGGCGCGTCCCGCAAGGTCGCCCGGCGCGCCGACGGCGGCGTGGACGTCGACTGGCACACCACGGCCGCCCGCCACGAGGCCGGTTCGCCCAACGTCATCGGCGTCTACTCCATCGCCTCCGCCTGCAAGGCCCTCACCGAGGCGGGCTTCGACAACCTCGTCGCCCGGGAGCAGGAGCTGGTGTCCCGGGTCCGTGAAGGGCTCGCCGAGGTGCCCGAGGTGCAGGTGCTCTCGCTCTTCGGCGAAGACGCGCCCCGGGTCGGCGTCATCTCCTTCGTGGTGCGCGGCTGGAACAGCTCGCACTTCGCCGCGGCGCTCTCCGCCGAGTACGGCATCGGGGTGCGCGACGGCCTCTTCTGCGCCCACCCGCTCGTGCGCACCCTCCTCGGCAGCGACCCGCAGGACCCGGGGGAGTGCGGCGCCCCCGAGGCCGAGCCGGGCGAGCTCTCGCTCAACGCGATCCGGGTCAGCTTCGGGGCCGGCACGCCCGACGAGCACATCGACCGTTTCCTGCGCGCGGTCTCCGAGCTGGTCCGCGAGGGCGCCCGGTGGAAGTACCGCACCGAGGACGGCCGCTGCGTCCCGGACCGCGGGTAG
- the trpD gene encoding anthranilate phosphoribosyltransferase, producing the protein MNVVTPSGGDGVADRSWPGLLNPLLRGENLSAEETAWAMDRIMSGEATDAQIAGFAVALRAKGETVDEVTGLVRAMYAHANTIEVPGRTVDIVGTGGDLAKTVNISTMSAIVIAGTGAKVVKHGNRAASSASGSSDVLEKLGVNLELTPRRVVEVAEQAGITFCFAVKFHPALRYAAKARKELGAQTTFNILGPLTNPAQVRSQAVGVADARMAPIVAGVLADRGNSALVFRGDDGLDELTTTATSRVWVVRDGAVREEAFDPRDVGLPIVPVEALRGADASYNADVARRLLDGERGAVREAVLLNSAAALVALDPGPGTLTEQLAARIAVAAESIDSGAAKRALERWVAASNA; encoded by the coding sequence ATGAACGTGGTGACCCCGAGCGGCGGCGACGGCGTGGCGGACCGTTCCTGGCCCGGCCTTCTCAACCCCCTGCTGCGCGGCGAGAACCTCAGCGCCGAGGAGACCGCCTGGGCCATGGACCGCATCATGAGCGGCGAGGCCACCGACGCGCAGATCGCCGGGTTCGCCGTGGCGCTGCGGGCCAAGGGTGAGACCGTCGACGAGGTCACCGGCCTGGTCCGCGCCATGTACGCCCACGCCAACACCATCGAGGTGCCCGGCCGCACCGTCGACATCGTCGGCACCGGCGGCGACCTGGCCAAGACCGTCAACATCTCCACCATGTCCGCGATCGTCATCGCCGGCACCGGTGCCAAGGTCGTCAAGCACGGCAACCGGGCCGCGTCCTCCGCGAGCGGCTCCTCCGACGTCCTGGAGAAGCTCGGCGTCAACCTGGAGCTGACCCCGCGCCGGGTGGTCGAGGTGGCCGAGCAGGCGGGCATCACCTTCTGCTTCGCCGTGAAGTTCCACCCCGCCCTGCGGTACGCCGCCAAGGCCCGCAAGGAGCTCGGCGCGCAGACCACGTTCAACATCCTGGGCCCCCTCACCAACCCGGCCCAGGTGCGCTCCCAGGCCGTCGGGGTCGCCGACGCCCGGATGGCGCCCATCGTCGCGGGCGTGCTGGCCGACCGGGGCAACTCCGCCCTCGTCTTCCGCGGCGACGACGGGCTCGACGAGCTGACCACCACCGCCACCTCCCGGGTCTGGGTGGTGCGCGACGGCGCGGTCCGCGAGGAGGCGTTCGACCCGCGCGACGTAGGGCTGCCCATCGTCCCGGTCGAGGCGCTGCGCGGCGCCGACGCCTCGTACAACGCCGATGTGGCCCGCCGCCTGCTGGACGGCGAGAGGGGCGCGGTACGGGAAGCGGTGCTGCTCAACTCGGCGGCGGCGCTGGTCGCCCTGGACCCCGGCCCCGGCACGCTGACCGAGCAGCTCGCGGCGAGGATCGCGGTGGCGGCCGAGTCCATCGACTCCGGGGCGGCCAAGCGGGCCCTGGAGCGCTGGGTGGCGGCCAGCAACGCCTGA
- a CDS encoding cytochrome bc complex cytochrome b subunit, with amino-acid sequence MSTATKNPSAAEPASGRKAPAGERVADWADGRLGIYGLAKANMRKIFPDHWSFMLGEVALYSFIIIILTGVYLTLFFQPSMGEIVYHGPYEPMQGIRMSEAYASTLKISFEVRGGLLVRQIHHWAALIFLAAMFVHMMRVFFTGAFRKPREINWLFGFLLFVLGMFTGFTGYSLPDDLLSGTGVRFTQGAILSVPIVGTYISMFLFGGEFPGHDFVARFYSIHILLLPGIMLGLLVAHLILVFYHKHTQFAGPGRTNKNVVGMPLLPVYMAKAGGFFFLVFGIIAVISAIATINPIWALGPYRVDQVSTGAQPDWYMGFAEGLVRVMPGWEINLWGHTLVLGVFIPLVAFGLVLGVIALYPFIESWITGDKREHHILDRPRNAPTRTAFGVAWITAYFVGLIGGGNDLWATHFHLSINAITWFVRIFFFAGPVIAFIVTKRICLGLQRRDKEKVLHGRESGIIKRLPHGEFVEIHEPLSQEQLHTLTAHEQYKPLELGPAVDENGVKRKISPVQKLRAKLSKGYYADGNQIPKATAEEYKEISEGHGHH; translated from the coding sequence ATGAGTACTGCGACAAAGAACCCCTCCGCCGCCGAACCGGCGAGCGGGCGCAAGGCTCCGGCCGGCGAGCGGGTTGCCGACTGGGCGGACGGCCGGCTGGGCATCTACGGCCTCGCCAAGGCCAACATGCGCAAGATCTTCCCGGACCACTGGTCCTTCATGCTCGGTGAGGTCGCGCTCTACAGCTTCATCATCATCATCCTCACGGGTGTGTATCTGACGCTGTTCTTCCAGCCGAGCATGGGCGAGATCGTCTACCACGGTCCGTACGAGCCCATGCAGGGCATCCGGATGTCCGAGGCCTATGCCTCGACCCTGAAGATCAGCTTCGAGGTCCGCGGTGGTCTGCTTGTGCGGCAGATCCACCACTGGGCCGCGCTGATCTTCCTGGCCGCCATGTTCGTGCACATGATGCGCGTCTTCTTCACGGGCGCCTTCCGCAAGCCGCGCGAGATCAACTGGCTCTTCGGCTTCCTGCTGTTCGTGCTCGGCATGTTCACCGGGTTCACCGGCTACTCCCTCCCGGACGACCTGCTCTCCGGTACGGGTGTCCGCTTCACCCAGGGCGCGATCCTGTCGGTGCCGATCGTCGGTACCTACATCTCGATGTTTTTGTTCGGCGGCGAGTTCCCCGGCCACGACTTCGTGGCCCGGTTCTACTCGATCCACATCCTGCTGCTGCCGGGCATCATGCTCGGCCTGCTGGTGGCCCACCTGATCCTGGTCTTCTACCACAAGCACACGCAGTTCGCGGGTCCCGGCCGGACCAACAAGAACGTCGTCGGCATGCCGCTGCTGCCCGTGTACATGGCGAAGGCCGGAGGGTTCTTCTTCCTCGTCTTCGGCATCATCGCGGTCATCTCGGCCATCGCCACGATCAACCCGATCTGGGCGCTCGGCCCGTACCGGGTCGACCAGGTGTCCACCGGCGCCCAGCCCGACTGGTACATGGGCTTCGCCGAGGGTCTGGTCCGTGTGATGCCGGGCTGGGAGATCAACCTGTGGGGCCACACGCTCGTCCTGGGCGTGTTCATCCCGCTGGTCGCGTTCGGTCTGGTGCTCGGTGTCATCGCGCTCTACCCGTTCATCGAGTCCTGGATCACCGGCGACAAGCGCGAGCACCACATCCTGGACCGCCCGCGCAACGCCCCGACCCGGACCGCGTTCGGCGTCGCCTGGATCACGGCGTACTTCGTCGGCCTCATCGGCGGTGGAAACGACCTGTGGGCCACGCACTTCCACCTGTCGATCAACGCGATCACCTGGTTCGTCCGGATCTTCTTCTTCGCCGGACCGGTCATCGCGTTCATCGTCACCAAGCGGATCTGCCTCGGCCTCCAGCGCCGCGACAAGGAGAAGGTGCTGCACGGTCGCGAGAGCGGCATCATCAAGCGCCTGCCGCACGGTGAGTTCGTGGAGATCCACGAGCCGCTCAGCCAGGAGCAGCTGCACACGCTCACGGCGCACGAGCAGTACAAGCCGCTCGAACTCGGCCCCGCGGTCGACGAGAACGGCGTCAAGCGCAAGATCTCCCCGGTGCAGAAGCTGCGCGCCAAGCTCAGCAAGGGGTACTACGCCGACGGGAACCAGATCCCCAAGGCGACCGCCGAGGAGTACAAGGAGATCAGCGAGGGCCACGGCCACCACTGA
- a CDS encoding ubiquinol-cytochrome c reductase iron-sulfur subunit yields the protein MSSQQIPEDSLPVVQETAHGAVEGTDDPFADPGLPAHKPRIQDLDERAANRSERAVALMFTLSMLATVGFIASYVIFPVDKIVYIWPFGHVSALNFSLGLTLGAALFFIGAGAVHWARTLMSDVEVAADRHPIEAPAEVKAQVLADFKAGAEESAIGRRKLIRNTMFGALALVPLSGVVLLRDLGPLPEKKLRNTLWAEGKQLINMNTMKPLRPEHITVGSLAFAMPEGLDPESHDFQTQMGKAALMIVRIEPDDIKDKRQRDWAHEGIVAFSKICTHVGCPISLYEQQTHHVLCPCHQSTFDLSDGARVIFGPAGHPLPQLRIGVNSEGNLEALGDFDEPVGAAFWERG from the coding sequence ATGAGTAGCCAACAGATTCCAGAAGACAGCCTGCCCGTGGTGCAGGAGACCGCGCACGGCGCGGTCGAGGGTACGGACGACCCGTTCGCCGACCCGGGGCTGCCGGCCCACAAGCCGCGCATCCAGGACCTGGACGAACGCGCCGCGAACCGCTCCGAGCGGGCCGTCGCGCTCATGTTCACCCTCTCGATGCTGGCGACGGTGGGCTTCATCGCCTCCTACGTCATCTTCCCGGTGGACAAGATCGTCTACATCTGGCCGTTCGGCCATGTGAGCGCGCTCAACTTCTCCCTGGGTCTCACCCTGGGCGCGGCGCTCTTCTTCATCGGAGCGGGAGCCGTCCACTGGGCGCGCACCCTGATGTCCGACGTCGAGGTCGCCGCCGACCGGCACCCGATCGAGGCCCCGGCCGAGGTCAAGGCCCAGGTCCTGGCGGACTTCAAGGCCGGTGCCGAGGAGTCCGCGATCGGCCGTCGCAAGCTGATCCGCAACACCATGTTCGGTGCGCTGGCCCTGGTGCCGCTCTCCGGTGTGGTCCTGCTGCGCGACCTCGGTCCGCTGCCGGAGAAGAAGCTCCGCAACACCCTCTGGGCGGAGGGCAAGCAGCTCATCAACATGAACACGATGAAGCCGCTGCGCCCCGAGCACATCACCGTCGGGTCGCTGGCCTTCGCCATGCCCGAGGGGCTCGACCCGGAGTCGCACGACTTCCAGACGCAGATGGGCAAGGCCGCCCTGATGATCGTCCGCATCGAGCCGGACGACATCAAGGACAAGCGCCAGCGTGACTGGGCCCACGAGGGCATCGTCGCGTTCTCCAAGATCTGCACCCACGTCGGCTGCCCGATCAGCCTGTACGAGCAGCAGACGCATCACGTGCTCTGCCCGTGCCACCAGTCCACCTTCGACCTCTCCGACGGCGCTCGCGTCATCTTCGGTCCGGCCGGCCACCCCCTTCCGCAGCTGCGGATCGGTGTCAACAGCGAGGGCAACCTCGAGGCGCTCGGCGACTTCGACGAGCCCGTCGGTGCTGCCTTCTGGGAGCGCGGATGA
- a CDS encoding c-type cytochrome, producing MKKLSARRRHPLAAVVVLLLALAATGGLYAAFAPAGKAQADETAQSLAIEEGKKLYSVGCASCHGTGGQGTTDGPSLVGVGSAAVDFQVGTGRMPAQQPGAQVPKKKVIYSQAEIDQLAAYIASLGAGPVTPTDKQVDPAGADVANGGELFRTNCAQCHNFTGKGGALTEGKYAPDLEGVSPKHIYEAMQTGPQSMPSFPDTTMPEQEKKDIIAYIESVNGDETESPGGLALGGLGPVSEGLFAWIFGLGALVAVAVWVAAHTAKAKKS from the coding sequence GTGAAAAAGCTCTCCGCACGACGACGCCATCCGCTGGCGGCGGTCGTCGTACTACTCCTCGCGCTGGCGGCTACCGGGGGGCTGTACGCCGCGTTTGCGCCTGCGGGCAAGGCGCAGGCCGATGAAACCGCCCAGTCCCTCGCCATCGAAGAGGGCAAGAAGCTCTACTCCGTAGGCTGCGCCAGCTGCCACGGCACCGGCGGTCAGGGCACCACCGACGGGCCGTCCCTCGTGGGCGTGGGCTCCGCCGCCGTCGACTTCCAGGTCGGTACGGGCCGTATGCCCGCGCAGCAGCCGGGCGCCCAGGTACCGAAGAAGAAGGTCATCTACAGCCAGGCTGAGATCGACCAGCTCGCGGCGTACATCGCGTCGCTCGGCGCCGGTCCGGTCACCCCGACCGACAAGCAGGTCGACCCGGCGGGCGCGGACGTCGCCAACGGCGGCGAGCTGTTCCGTACCAACTGCGCCCAGTGCCACAACTTCACCGGTAAGGGCGGAGCCCTGACGGAGGGCAAGTACGCACCGGACCTCGAAGGTGTGAGCCCGAAGCACATCTACGAGGCCATGCAGACCGGCCCGCAGAGCATGCCCTCCTTCCCCGACACGACGATGCCGGAGCAGGAGAAGAAGGACATCATCGCGTACATCGAGTCCGTGAACGGTGACGAGACGGAGAGCCCCGGCGGTCTGGCCCTCGGCGGTCTCGGTCCGGTCAGCGAAGGTCTGTTCGCCTGGATCTTCGGACTCGGCGCGCTCGTCGCAGTCGCCGTTTGGGTCGCGGCCCACACCGCTAAGGCCAAGAAGTCATGA
- a CDS encoding heme-copper oxidase subunit III: protein MSVVATATTVETGHAHPSVNRPNLTSVGTIIWLSSELMFFAALFAMYFTLRSVMGPDYWKEMSDHLNFPFSATNTTILVLSSLTCQLGVFAAERGDVKKLRTWFIITFVMGAIFIGGQVLEYTELVKDAGLSLSSDPYGSVFYLTTGFHGLHVTGGLIAFLLVLGRTYAAKRFTHDQATAAIVVSYYWHFVDVVWIGLFATIYMIK, encoded by the coding sequence ATGTCGGTCGTGGCGACAGCAACGACAGTAGAAACCGGGCACGCGCACCCGTCGGTCAATCGGCCGAACCTCACCAGCGTCGGAACCATCATCTGGTTGAGTTCCGAGCTGATGTTCTTCGCGGCCCTCTTCGCGATGTACTTCACCCTGCGATCGGTGATGGGACCCGATTACTGGAAGGAGATGTCCGATCATCTGAACTTCCCGTTCTCGGCGACGAACACCACGATCCTGGTGCTCTCCTCACTCACCTGCCAGCTCGGCGTCTTCGCCGCCGAGCGGGGCGATGTGAAGAAGCTCCGCACCTGGTTCATCATCACGTTCGTGATGGGTGCGATCTTCATCGGCGGCCAGGTCCTGGAGTACACCGAGCTGGTCAAGGACGCGGGGCTCTCCCTCTCGTCCGACCCCTACGGCTCGGTGTTCTACCTGACCACCGGCTTCCACGGTCTGCACGTGACAGGCGGTCTCATCGCCTTCCTGCTGGTCCTCGGCAGAACGTACGCGGCCAAGAGGTTCACCCACGATCAGGCCACCGCCGCCATCGTCGTGTCCTACTACTGGCACTTCGTCGATGTCGTATGGATCGGCCTGTTCGCAACGATCTACATGATCAAGTAA
- a CDS encoding response regulator transcription factor: MQATATVLVYSDDANIREQVRLAAGRRPAADVPPVEFLECATLPAVLKALDGGGIDVCVLDGETAPVGGMGVCRQIKDEIFHCPPVLLLIGRPQDAWLATWSRAESAVTLPVDPVEFPDALAALLRQRLAVEA; the protein is encoded by the coding sequence ATGCAGGCGACCGCCACGGTCCTGGTCTACAGCGACGACGCCAACATCCGCGAGCAGGTGAGGCTGGCAGCCGGTCGCAGGCCTGCCGCGGACGTCCCACCGGTGGAGTTCCTGGAGTGCGCGACGCTCCCGGCCGTCCTGAAGGCGCTGGACGGCGGCGGCATCGACGTCTGTGTGCTGGACGGGGAGACGGCTCCCGTCGGCGGCATGGGCGTCTGCCGCCAGATCAAGGACGAGATCTTCCACTGCCCGCCGGTCCTCCTGCTGATCGGCCGCCCGCAGGACGCGTGGCTGGCCACCTGGAGCCGTGCGGAGTCCGCCGTGACGCTGCCGGTGGACCCGGTGGAGTTCCCCGACGCGCTGGCGGCCCTGCTGCGGCAGCGGCTCGCCGTGGAGGCCTGA
- a CDS encoding Ig-like domain-containing protein, which yields MNHTPRIRTVVSCTLLVVTLAAGATACGSPDGHPLSTKPYDAGDQVSFNGPSDKEKADPDKPLEVTVKGDDGRITDVSAVDTGGRHLAGELSADGRRWRSTAPLAAGTGYTVRVSTENGDGAPGVRTLSFDTSSPKKLLKVAFGPEAGTYGVGQPITAELSAPVTDKASRATVERALKVRSTPATTGSWYWVDDKKLHYRPKEYWPANATIEVRSNLAGIKVTNALYGAEAKPLKLTTGDRIEAVTDASDHSMTVLRNGEVINTIPVTTGKPGFSTRNGVKVVLAKEQFVRMRGESIGIAAGSSESYDLPVYWATRVTWSGEYVHAAPWSTGSQGNANVSHGCTGMSTSNAEWFFDTVREGDIVKVVGSEGEDMDPFGNGFGDWNLSWEKWQQGSALHEGAPDSPQTLQTARLRPHV from the coding sequence ATGAACCACACGCCACGCATCCGCACCGTAGTGAGCTGCACCCTCCTGGTCGTGACCCTCGCCGCGGGTGCGACCGCATGTGGCTCGCCCGACGGCCACCCGCTCTCGACGAAGCCTTACGACGCGGGCGACCAGGTCTCCTTCAACGGCCCCTCCGACAAGGAGAAGGCCGACCCCGACAAGCCCCTGGAAGTCACCGTCAAGGGTGACGACGGGCGCATCACCGACGTCAGCGCCGTGGACACCGGCGGGCGCCACCTCGCGGGCGAGCTGTCCGCCGACGGCAGGCGCTGGCGCTCCACCGCCCCACTGGCGGCCGGCACCGGATACACCGTCAGGGTCTCCACGGAGAACGGCGACGGCGCCCCAGGCGTCCGTACGCTCTCCTTCGACACCTCCTCGCCCAAGAAGCTGCTGAAGGTCGCTTTCGGCCCGGAGGCGGGCACCTACGGCGTCGGACAGCCCATCACGGCGGAACTCAGCGCTCCGGTCACCGACAAGGCGTCCAGGGCCACCGTCGAGCGTGCCCTGAAGGTCCGCTCCACCCCGGCCACCACCGGCTCCTGGTACTGGGTCGACGACAAGAAGCTGCACTACCGTCCGAAGGAGTACTGGCCGGCGAACGCCACCATCGAGGTGCGCTCCAACCTGGCCGGCATCAAGGTGACCAACGCGCTCTACGGAGCCGAGGCCAAGCCTCTCAAGCTCACCACCGGCGACCGGATCGAGGCCGTCACCGACGCCTCGGACCACTCCATGACGGTGCTCCGCAACGGAGAAGTGATCAATACCATTCCGGTCACCACCGGCAAGCCCGGCTTCTCCACCCGCAACGGGGTCAAGGTGGTGCTCGCCAAGGAGCAGTTCGTACGCATGCGCGGCGAGTCCATCGGCATCGCCGCCGGCTCCTCGGAGTCGTACGACCTGCCGGTCTACTGGGCCACCCGGGTGACCTGGAGCGGCGAGTACGTCCACGCCGCCCCCTGGTCCACCGGCTCCCAGGGCAACGCCAACGTCAGCCACGGCTGCACCGGCATGAGCACGAGCAACGCCGAGTGGTTCTTCGACACCGTGCGCGAGGGCGACATCGTCAAGGTCGTCGGCAGCGAGGGCGAGGACATGGACCCGTTCGGCAACGGGTTCGGCGACTGGAACCTCTCCTGGGAGAAGTGGCAGCAGGGCAGCGCACTCCACGAAGGGGCGCCGGACAGCCCGCAGACGCTCCAGACCGCCCGGCTGCGGCCCCACGTCTGA
- a CDS encoding cytochrome c oxidase subunit 4, which produces MKIQGQMFIWLSVFILGMAVVYGVWSKEPVGTTALFLAFGLAVMIGFYLAFTANRVDAMAQDNKEADVADEAGELGFFSPHSWQPLSLAVGGAFAFMGVVFGWWLLYFSAPLLLIGLFGWVFEYYRGENRTQ; this is translated from the coding sequence GTGAAGATCCAGGGACAGATGTTCATCTGGCTGAGCGTCTTCATCCTCGGCATGGCCGTCGTGTACGGCGTGTGGTCGAAGGAGCCGGTCGGCACCACGGCGCTCTTCCTGGCCTTCGGCCTGGCCGTCATGATCGGCTTCTACCTGGCCTTCACGGCCAACCGGGTCGACGCGATGGCCCAGGACAACAAGGAAGCCGATGTCGCCGACGAGGCGGGCGAGCTGGGGTTCTTCTCCCCGCACAGCTGGCAGCCGCTCTCCCTGGCGGTCGGCGGAGCCTTCGCCTTCATGGGCGTCGTCTTCGGCTGGTGGCTGCTCTACTTCTCCGCCCCCCTGCTCCTGATCGGCCTCTTCGGCTGGGTCTTCGAGTACTACCGGGGCGAGAACCGCACCCAGTGA